The Leadbettera azotonutricia ZAS-9 genome has a window encoding:
- the rpsG gene encoding 30S ribosomal protein S7: MGRKKKTIDRGILPDPKYNSVVVSKFVNRMMWQGKRSIGLRIVHEALGILQKKADKEPLEVFLKALDNVKPMIEVKSRRVGGATYQVPVEIRETRREALGMRWIINAARARSGHGMGDRLAAELLDAFNNTGTAFKKKEDTHKMAEANKAFAHYRW; encoded by the coding sequence ATGGGACGCAAAAAAAAGACAATTGACCGGGGCATACTCCCGGATCCGAAATACAACAGCGTTGTTGTTTCCAAATTCGTGAACCGCATGATGTGGCAGGGCAAACGCTCCATAGGCCTCCGCATAGTCCACGAGGCTCTTGGAATTCTCCAGAAAAAGGCTGACAAGGAGCCCCTCGAGGTCTTCCTCAAGGCCCTGGACAACGTAAAACCCATGATCGAGGTAAAATCCCGCCGGGTCGGCGGCGCTACTTACCAGGTTCCTGTGGAAATCCGGGAAACCCGCCGCGAAGCCCTGGGCATGCGTTGGATAATCAATGCCGCCCGGGCCCGCTCGGGTCACGGCATGGGCGACCGCCTGGCTGCCGAGCTCCTGGATGCCTTTAATAATACCGGTACTGCCTTCAAAAAGAAGGAAGATACCCACAAGATGGCCGAAGCCAACAAAGCCTTCGCCCACTATAGGTGGTAG
- the rpsL gene encoding 30S ribosomal protein S12, with translation MPTINQLVRFGRQQVGSKTKSPALRSCPQKRGVCTRVMTMTPKKPNSALRKVARVRLSHGTEVTAYIPGIGHNLQEHSVVLVRGGRVKDLPGVRYHIIRGTKDTLGVEDRKRGRSKYGAKRPKA, from the coding sequence ATGCCTACTATCAACCAGCTGGTTCGTTTTGGACGGCAACAAGTCGGCTCAAAGACGAAGTCCCCGGCCCTCAGGTCCTGCCCCCAGAAAAGGGGAGTCTGTACCCGTGTTATGACCATGACCCCCAAAAAGCCCAATTCGGCTCTCCGCAAGGTAGCCCGTGTTCGGCTTTCCCATGGTACTGAAGTTACTGCCTATATCCCCGGCATCGGCCACAACCTCCAGGAGCACTCGGTGGTGCTGGTGCGCGGCGGACGTGTCAAGGATCTTCCTGGTGTCCGTTATCATATCATCAGGGGTACCAAAGATACCCTGGGTGTAGAAGATCGCAAGCGGGGCCGGTCCAAGTACGGCGCTAAAAGGCCCAAGGCTTAA
- a CDS encoding carbohydrate ABC transporter permease — MTFRRRMLHSAGVFFRFLALACFLAFAVLPLFWIFVTSLKPTQEIFTFPLRYFPSRISLAGYEKLLGFAKFGTYFLNSLWISLLASIGGLIASVLAGFSLSRLRFSRGIRGLLLVLYFTQMVPTFILMAPLFFTLSKLHFTNNRMVLAIVYAATTVAFGAIMAKSFFDHIPASLEEAALIDGCDPKTALFRVILPVSLPGLVAIFSFSFVNVWNELFLAVMFMSSDKKMTVPVALNSFISKAGISWDIMSAGIVMALIPTMVIFAIGQKYIVAGLTEGGVKG, encoded by the coding sequence ATGACCTTCCGCCGCAGGATGCTCCATAGCGCGGGGGTTTTCTTCCGGTTCCTTGCCCTGGCCTGCTTTTTGGCCTTTGCGGTGCTGCCCCTTTTTTGGATCTTCGTCACCTCCCTGAAGCCGACCCAGGAGATCTTCACCTTCCCCCTGCGCTACTTTCCCTCCCGGATCAGCCTGGCCGGGTATGAAAAGCTCCTTGGTTTTGCAAAATTCGGGACTTATTTTCTAAATTCCCTCTGGATTTCCCTCCTGGCCTCCATCGGGGGGCTTATCGCCAGCGTGCTGGCAGGGTTTTCCCTTTCACGGCTCAGGTTCAGCCGCGGCATACGGGGGCTGCTCCTGGTGCTCTACTTTACCCAGATGGTCCCTACCTTCATCCTCATGGCGCCCCTCTTTTTTACCCTTTCCAAGCTCCACTTTACCAATAACCGCATGGTCCTTGCCATTGTGTATGCAGCCACCACTGTGGCTTTTGGGGCCATCATGGCCAAGAGTTTTTTTGATCATATCCCCGCTTCCCTGGAAGAGGCGGCACTCATTGATGGCTGCGACCCCAAGACCGCCCTTTTCCGGGTCATACTGCCGGTGAGCCTCCCGGGGCTGGTGGCTATTTTCAGTTTTTCCTTTGTAAATGTATGGAACGAGCTTTTCCTGGCGGTGATGTTCATGTCCTCGGACAAAAAGATGACCGTCCCGGTTGCCCTCAACTCCTTTATCTCCAAGGCGGGCATCAGCTGGGACATCATGAGCGCCGGGATTGTAATGGCCCTTATCCCTACCATGGTTATTTTTGCCATAGGCCAAAAGTACATTGTGGCAGGATTGACCGAGGGCGGGGTAAAAGGTTAA
- a CDS encoding carbohydrate ABC transporter permease, protein MGLQKKVTGRGYYAMLLPMAVLLLLFIYYPIVRGMGTAFMHYTMMNLSLTRFNGLENFVAIFANPNIKFLQILGNTALWVVFSLAGQFILGFTLALLLRKPFKGRGVYTGCVFYTWALSGFAIGLLWSWLFNGQFGIVNDLFMKAGLLKTPVGFLSNPRYALPSVIVANIWYGIPFFAIMLLAALQSVPRELYESAEIDGAGKARQLFQITIPYIKSTITTTILLRFMWIMNFPDVIYGMTGGGPANSTNILATEMINKITKSYDFGQGSAVGLIIVVILFIFAFFYLRVVAKKELSL, encoded by the coding sequence ATGGGTTTACAGAAGAAAGTTACCGGCAGGGGGTATTATGCAATGCTCCTGCCTATGGCTGTACTTTTACTGTTGTTCATCTATTACCCGATAGTCCGGGGGATGGGCACTGCCTTTATGCACTATACCATGATGAATCTTTCTCTAACCCGGTTTAACGGGTTAGAGAATTTTGTGGCTATTTTTGCCAATCCGAATATTAAATTCCTGCAGATCCTTGGCAATACTGCCTTGTGGGTGGTATTTTCCCTGGCGGGCCAATTCATCCTGGGTTTTACCCTGGCACTGCTGCTGCGAAAGCCCTTTAAAGGCAGAGGCGTTTACACGGGCTGCGTTTTTTATACCTGGGCCCTTTCGGGCTTTGCCATAGGGCTTCTTTGGTCCTGGCTCTTCAACGGCCAATTCGGCATTGTCAATGATCTTTTTATGAAGGCGGGGCTGCTTAAGACCCCTGTAGGCTTCCTTTCAAACCCCAGATATGCGCTCCCCTCGGTGATTGTTGCCAATATCTGGTACGGCATACCCTTCTTTGCCATCATGCTCCTGGCGGCCCTCCAGTCTGTGCCCCGGGAACTCTATGAGTCTGCGGAAATAGACGGCGCCGGTAAAGCCCGGCAGCTTTTTCAGATAACCATTCCCTATATAAAGTCTACCATTACTACCACCATCCTGCTCCGCTTTATGTGGATCATGAATTTCCCCGATGTAATCTATGGGATGACCGGCGGCGGGCCTGCCAATTCCACCAATATCCTGGCTACCGAGATGATCAATAAAATCACCAAGAGCTACGATTTCGGCCAGGGATCGGCAGTGGGCCTCATCATTGTTGTCATCCTTTTCATCTTTGCCTTTTTCTACCTTCGGGTAGTGGCAAAAAAGGAACTGTCCCTATGA
- a CDS encoding ABC transporter substrate-binding protein produces MKKLLASLLIALTVLGFAFAGGKQQASSGKIELNFLEVMTSPGRTEVLKGMIAEYEKSHPNVTINLISPPYEQADSRLAMSLNAQEPLDVVEVRDLTVTGYVNNGWLTDLTSYFNSWNEASSLLSVTKEAATAVGGKPYFVPQWFMIKALFLRTDILAKLGVSKNPETQDELYALAKRITNPAQNQFGFTLRGKGNPFKSSDPLIISDVSNVDIENLYKLKNGTSVYDSPEFLAGLKSYVDLYKNATPSDSINWGFNEQINAFVSGITPILVQDPDTVPLLDESLSRDQYTVIPMPKGRSNTSYLDYGYAGYGIPNYSKNKDAAWEFIAFLSSYSQNSAFCKAYGALPIHTTSYTSDPYFSTGVYQAWQKEMNTPGLFTFIKYPYDSPKFAGWAQIQEQYIQSTLLGQTTPEQAAKAWADYWK; encoded by the coding sequence ATGAAAAAATTACTAGCATCTCTTTTGATCGCCCTTACGGTTTTAGGCTTCGCCTTTGCCGGGGGCAAACAGCAGGCTTCATCGGGAAAAATTGAACTCAATTTCCTTGAAGTTATGACCAGTCCCGGCCGGACCGAAGTGTTGAAAGGCATGATCGCCGAGTATGAGAAATCCCATCCCAATGTTACGATCAACCTGATCTCTCCGCCCTATGAGCAGGCAGATAGCCGCCTGGCCATGAGCCTCAATGCCCAGGAACCCCTGGATGTAGTAGAAGTCCGGGATCTGACTGTTACCGGCTATGTGAACAACGGCTGGCTCACGGATCTCACTTCCTACTTCAACAGCTGGAATGAAGCAAGCTCTCTCCTGTCAGTAACCAAAGAAGCGGCCACCGCTGTCGGGGGCAAGCCCTATTTCGTTCCCCAGTGGTTCATGATCAAGGCTCTCTTCCTTAGGACTGATATCCTCGCCAAGCTTGGGGTTTCCAAGAACCCGGAGACCCAGGATGAACTCTATGCCCTGGCGAAGCGCATCACCAATCCCGCCCAGAACCAATTCGGCTTTACCCTCCGGGGCAAAGGGAACCCGTTCAAGTCTTCGGATCCTCTGATTATTTCTGATGTAAGCAATGTGGATATAGAAAACCTCTATAAGCTGAAGAATGGGACCAGTGTGTATGACAGCCCCGAATTTTTGGCAGGACTCAAGAGCTATGTGGATCTTTACAAGAACGCCACCCCCTCGGATTCCATCAATTGGGGTTTCAATGAGCAGATCAATGCTTTTGTCTCGGGCATTACCCCCATCCTGGTACAGGATCCCGATACAGTGCCCCTCCTCGACGAAAGCCTCTCGCGGGATCAATATACCGTGATCCCCATGCCCAAAGGCCGTTCCAATACCTCCTACCTGGACTATGGATACGCCGGTTATGGCATCCCCAATTATTCAAAGAACAAGGACGCAGCCTGGGAATTCATCGCCTTCCTGTCTTCTTATTCCCAGAATTCGGCTTTCTGCAAGGCCTATGGCGCTCTGCCTATCCATACCACTTCATATACTTCTGATCCCTATTTCAGCACTGGCGTATACCAGGCGTGGCAGAAGGAAATGAATACCCCTGGGCTGTTCACCTTCATTAAATATCCTTATGATTCGCCGAAATTCGCCGGCTGGGCCCAAATCCAGGAACAGTACATCCAGTCCACCCTTCTGGGGCAGACTACGCCTGAACAGGCTGCCAAAGCCTGGGCTGACTACTGGAAATAA